In a single window of the Flavobacterium sp. W4I14 genome:
- a CDS encoding hypothetical protein (product_source=Hypo-rule applied; cleavage_site_network=SignalP-noTM; pfam=PF02811; smart=SM00481; superfamily=89550) — MKVKCKTRIPIICIAILLNVSIVKAQQNTAKPVLLSKGFWLKGDLHVHSRHSTESSNNSIEKIINFSKSVKMDYVCITDHDNHVDGDVEHHTWADPEFKSDSLLLLYGAEWTTTRGHGNVFSDKPYHHKRLFDVRDERDVNIGKVKKSLNIHLSANHPSGKDNFGFSYDLVQSIEVWNSSVWPKNANAIMIWDDMLSSGRMMTGRGGSDTHHGVPTGAEKPSANTYQAEYNYVGTPTTWVFAKEKNLTAIVDALTHGKVSVSSNPFAPRVEFYADANEDGKFEMMMGDNAISKGKPVKFLVQLIGNTLPDVDYTITIIKNGKKLNTYHAKGEIPMVQFEDTPETKGRSYYRVTVEGVNIPYPQVPKSMALSENMVALSNPIYFNFNPNF; from the coding sequence ATGAAAGTAAAGTGTAAAACAAGAATTCCGATTATATGTATCGCTATACTTTTGAATGTAAGCATTGTCAAAGCTCAACAAAATACGGCTAAACCTGTTTTACTTTCAAAAGGATTCTGGTTAAAAGGCGACTTACATGTGCATTCGCGGCACAGCACAGAATCATCGAATAATTCGATTGAAAAGATCATTAATTTTTCTAAATCTGTTAAAATGGATTATGTGTGTATTACAGATCACGATAATCATGTAGATGGTGATGTAGAACACCATACCTGGGCAGATCCAGAATTTAAATCAGACTCGCTTCTACTGTTATATGGCGCAGAATGGACGACAACCAGAGGGCATGGAAATGTATTTTCTGATAAACCGTATCATCATAAACGCTTATTTGATGTTCGCGATGAACGTGATGTTAATATTGGTAAAGTGAAGAAATCCCTTAACATTCACCTATCGGCAAACCATCCAAGCGGAAAAGACAATTTTGGTTTTTCTTATGATCTGGTTCAATCGATTGAAGTTTGGAATTCATCAGTTTGGCCAAAAAATGCAAATGCAATTATGATTTGGGATGATATGCTTTCATCAGGAAGGATGATGACGGGAAGAGGAGGAAGTGATACACATCACGGCGTACCTACAGGAGCTGAAAAACCAAGTGCAAACACCTATCAAGCTGAATATAATTATGTTGGTACACCAACAACATGGGTTTTTGCAAAGGAAAAAAATTTAACGGCAATTGTTGATGCGCTAACTCATGGAAAGGTTTCTGTGAGTTCAAATCCTTTTGCGCCAAGAGTAGAATTTTATGCTGATGCAAATGAAGATGGGAAATTTGAGATGATGATGGGCGACAATGCCATTTCGAAAGGTAAACCTGTAAAATTTTTGGTTCAGTTAATCGGTAATACTTTGCCTGATGTAGATTACACCATTACTATCATTAAAAATGGAAAGAAATTGAATACTTACCATGCTAAAGGCGAAATACCAATGGTTCAATTTGAAGATACACCAGAAACAAAAGGGAGAAGCTATTATCGGGTAACTGTTGAGGGCGTAAATATTCCCTATCCACAAGTGCCAAAATCGATGGCTTTAAGTGAAAATATGGTTGCTTTATCAAATCCGATTTATTTTAACTTCAACCCAAATTTTTAG
- a CDS encoding alkaline phosphatase (product_source=KO:K01077; cath_funfam=3.40.720.10; cog=COG1785; ko=KO:K01077; pfam=PF00245; superfamily=53649), with protein sequence MNRRSLLKGGLLAGLTIPFTGVRDVIAKPIGGSKKAKNIIIMVSDGMSIGTLNMADIYSNRIFGKSSKWLGLYRDNKAVRALMDTASASSLVTDSAAASSSWGGGMRVRNGSLNVGMKGEKPQPILQKFKEKGKKVGCVTTVPITHATPAGFCVNMDNRGGQDIIAELYLGLKFDVMMGGGHKYFGEKRAGGNLIPKYLTQGYNVAENRDEMLALNKYKPVLGLFAEDGLPYEVDRKHDKNLMKSTPSLAEMTMKAIDLMKDNKDGFALQVEGGKVDWAAHSNDVSGLIFDQLAFDEAVGKVIEFAEKDGETLVIITTDHGNSNPGLFYADEADKKFDSLQNFKHSNTWLLSQLNQSFSEQKIIDLIKENQGFEIKPDEVKSLLNHFKDISPDQLYNESNLPFYEYGKILGKYTDVQWAGMNHTGDYVELTMFGPGSENLKPFIKNCELHNFMLKAAEMPASFLVKS encoded by the coding sequence ATGAATAGAAGGTCGTTATTAAAAGGTGGATTGTTAGCAGGTTTAACTATTCCATTTACAGGTGTAAGAGATGTTATCGCTAAACCTATTGGCGGTTCAAAGAAAGCTAAAAACATCATTATAATGGTGAGTGATGGGATGAGTATCGGTACGTTGAATATGGCAGATATCTATTCCAATCGCATATTTGGCAAAAGCAGTAAGTGGCTGGGGCTTTATAGAGATAATAAGGCCGTAAGAGCACTAATGGATACCGCTTCGGCGAGTTCTTTGGTTACCGATTCTGCCGCGGCAAGTTCATCTTGGGGTGGTGGTATGCGGGTTCGAAACGGTTCGCTTAATGTAGGCATGAAAGGCGAAAAACCACAACCTATCCTTCAAAAGTTTAAAGAAAAAGGTAAAAAGGTAGGTTGTGTAACTACTGTTCCCATAACGCATGCAACACCTGCTGGTTTTTGCGTAAACATGGATAACCGCGGGGGGCAGGATATTATTGCAGAGCTATACCTGGGCTTAAAGTTTGATGTGATGATGGGTGGTGGGCATAAGTATTTTGGAGAAAAACGTGCCGGAGGAAACCTGATTCCGAAATATTTAACCCAAGGTTATAATGTAGCTGAAAATAGAGATGAAATGCTGGCTTTGAATAAGTATAAGCCAGTTTTAGGTTTATTTGCCGAAGATGGATTGCCTTATGAAGTAGACAGAAAGCACGATAAAAACCTAATGAAATCGACACCATCGTTAGCAGAAATGACGATGAAGGCTATCGATTTGATGAAAGATAATAAAGACGGGTTTGCTTTGCAGGTAGAAGGTGGAAAAGTAGATTGGGCGGCACATTCAAATGATGTAAGTGGATTGATATTTGACCAGCTTGCTTTTGATGAAGCGGTTGGTAAGGTTATTGAATTTGCAGAAAAGGATGGAGAAACGCTGGTTATCATCACCACTGATCACGGGAATTCAAATCCTGGTTTATTTTATGCTGATGAAGCTGATAAAAAATTCGATAGTTTACAGAATTTTAAGCATAGCAACACCTGGTTGTTGTCGCAATTGAACCAATCCTTTAGCGAACAGAAAATTATCGATCTGATTAAAGAGAATCAAGGTTTTGAAATAAAACCAGATGAAGTTAAATCACTTTTAAATCATTTCAAAGATATTTCTCCCGACCAGTTATACAACGAGTCAAATCTTCCGTTTTACGAATACGGAAAAATATTGGGCAAATATACCGATGTGCAATGGGCTGGTATGAACCATACCGGAGATTATGTTGAGCTTACCATGTTTGGTCCAGGTTCAGAAAACTTAAAGCCTTTCATTAAAAATTGTGAATTGCATAATTTTATGTTAAAGGCGGCCGAAATGCCTGCGTCATTTTTAGTTAAGTCATAA
- a CDS encoding guanylate kinase (product_source=COG0194; cath_funfam=1.10.150.80,3.40.50.300; cog=COG0194; pfam=PF00570,PF05970; smart=SM00341,SM00382; superfamily=47819,52540; transmembrane_helix_parts=Inside_1_46,TMhelix_47_69,Outside_70_697), producing MNTPDPDNQLLLDFLATTNQPVFLTGKAGTGKTTLLRKIRDTTKKNFAIVAPTAVAAINAGGVTLHSFFQIPFGPLVPVVDENAETNFKYSDEKTRLLRCLDLLIIDEISMVRVDLIDFIDRTLKRVKGSNRPFGGVQVLMIGDLYQLSPIFHDAWHILGSYYSSPYFFDSLIFRSTTMLTFTLDKVYRQSDPVFLDILNGMRENSLDAGLLAKLNERYDPSLDQEWKDDYITLTTHNQLVNEINQGCLEKLPGEIFEFNAEVSGDFPKDAYPTDEKLQLKLGAQVIFIKNDSSGKKQFYNGKAAKITAISQDSIKVTFTNGGREIEVEKEIWQNVKYSLSDEENKIDETSTGSFSQYPFKLAWAITVHKSQGLTFDQAIVDVSTAFTHGQAYVALSRCRSLEGLILKSPVVAENIITDAKVISFTKAAHHDKPTPELLARYTQQYAWGLIHELLDFSLVAKDWEKLGRSKLIDKDEKNAFLSIYEQGNQILQHEIFKVARNFISKELSKISTDENPANESAFMERLQKASDYFVPKLEQLITLTARIVAINFYNDTHSDKLLTLLNDCKDALQIKLALFKISWNPFSIKDYIDTLHAAGNKRPEKKPVKSSIKPKEISNPQVYKNLVEWRKTIALQRGTQDYAVLSDLALLSIAEKMPRTTDQLAALKSVGIGNAKELGQQITRIVNAHLGTSELF from the coding sequence ATGAATACGCCCGATCCGGACAACCAACTTCTTTTAGATTTTTTAGCCACTACTAACCAGCCCGTTTTTTTAACCGGTAAAGCTGGAACGGGCAAAACTACGCTCCTACGCAAGATTAGAGATACTACCAAAAAGAATTTTGCCATTGTTGCACCCACAGCTGTGGCCGCAATAAACGCTGGTGGTGTAACACTTCACTCTTTTTTTCAGATTCCTTTCGGCCCCTTGGTTCCGGTTGTTGATGAAAACGCTGAAACGAATTTTAAATATTCAGATGAAAAAACAAGACTCTTACGCTGCCTCGATTTATTAATTATTGATGAGATTAGTATGGTAAGGGTTGATTTAATTGATTTTATCGACCGTACCTTAAAACGCGTTAAAGGCTCCAACCGTCCTTTTGGTGGCGTTCAGGTATTAATGATAGGCGATCTTTACCAGCTCTCTCCTATTTTTCATGATGCCTGGCATATCCTGGGCAGTTACTATTCCAGCCCATACTTTTTCGATAGCCTGATTTTCAGGTCTACGACCATGCTTACATTTACCTTAGATAAAGTTTACCGCCAATCAGACCCCGTATTTCTGGATATTTTGAACGGCATGCGCGAAAACAGTTTGGATGCTGGCTTACTAGCGAAACTGAATGAGCGTTATGATCCATCTTTAGATCAGGAATGGAAAGATGATTACATTACTTTAACTACACACAACCAGCTGGTTAACGAAATTAACCAGGGCTGTTTAGAAAAATTACCAGGAGAAATTTTCGAGTTTAATGCGGAGGTTAGTGGCGATTTCCCGAAGGATGCCTATCCTACCGATGAAAAACTCCAGTTAAAGCTAGGTGCACAGGTCATCTTTATCAAAAATGATTCATCGGGCAAAAAGCAGTTTTACAACGGAAAAGCGGCAAAAATAACGGCTATTAGTCAAGATTCGATAAAAGTAACCTTTACCAATGGTGGCAGGGAAATCGAAGTAGAAAAGGAAATCTGGCAAAATGTTAAATATAGCCTGAGCGACGAAGAAAATAAAATTGATGAAACCAGCACCGGATCATTCTCACAATACCCATTTAAACTGGCCTGGGCCATCACGGTACATAAAAGCCAGGGATTAACCTTTGATCAGGCTATAGTTGATGTAAGCACCGCATTTACCCACGGACAGGCTTATGTAGCACTGAGTCGCTGCAGAAGTTTAGAAGGGCTTATCTTAAAATCACCTGTGGTTGCCGAAAACATCATTACCGATGCCAAGGTAATCAGTTTTACAAAAGCCGCTCACCATGATAAACCGACGCCAGAGCTGCTGGCACGTTATACGCAGCAATATGCCTGGGGATTGATCCATGAGTTACTGGATTTCTCGCTGGTAGCCAAAGACTGGGAAAAACTCGGGCGTTCAAAACTGATCGACAAAGACGAGAAAAATGCCTTTTTATCAATTTACGAACAAGGCAACCAGATCCTTCAGCACGAAATCTTTAAAGTGGCCAGGAATTTTATCTCAAAAGAACTTTCTAAAATAAGCACCGATGAAAATCCGGCAAATGAAAGCGCTTTTATGGAACGTTTGCAGAAGGCATCTGATTATTTTGTTCCAAAACTGGAACAGCTCATTACCTTAACGGCAAGAATTGTGGCCATCAATTTTTATAATGATACCCACTCTGATAAACTCCTTACCCTATTAAACGACTGTAAAGATGCATTGCAGATAAAACTCGCTTTATTTAAAATTTCGTGGAATCCCTTTTCAATCAAAGATTATATCGATACTTTACATGCGGCAGGCAATAAACGGCCAGAGAAAAAACCAGTTAAATCGAGCATCAAGCCAAAAGAGATTTCCAATCCACAGGTTTATAAAAACCTGGTCGAATGGCGCAAAACAATTGCGCTGCAACGGGGTACCCAAGATTATGCGGTACTTTCAGACTTAGCACTACTTTCCATTGCAGAAAAAATGCCCAGAACTACCGATCAACTGGCAGCACTTAAAAGCGTAGGAATTGGCAATGCAAAAGAACTTGGCCAGCAAATTACCCGCATTGTAAACGCCCATTTGGGTACAAGTGAGTTATTTTAA
- a CDS encoding hypothetical protein (product_source=Hypo-rule applied; cleavage_site_network=SignalP-noTM; pfam=PF16670; superfamily=51695) — MRIISCISLLLVSPAVAFITVKEDPTINQIQVIGSHNSYKQAIDPALFTMFKKTDSVSASKIDYEHISMPEQLNMGLRNLEIDVYADSAGGRYAHPKGLDWAKGQPAFDASGEMKKPGFKVLHIPELDFRSSVPTFAGALKVLRTWSEAHADHTPVFITLEAKDDSVKRPGFTSPELFTPKVFDELDNVIIAHLGKEHIILPDGVRGKYNSLEDAVLHQNWPKLSQAKGKFIFVLDATGKKRETYILNHPSLKGRVMFTNSDTGKPEAAFMIRNNPKDKQISEMVKKGYIIRTRADNDTQQARKNDKDDFNAACNSGAQVITTDYYLKSTHFNSDYAVSFAGGKYYRANPLFKSK, encoded by the coding sequence ATGAGAATTATTAGTTGCATTAGCCTATTGCTGGTATCACCAGCAGTAGCGTTTATTACCGTTAAAGAAGATCCAACCATTAATCAGATTCAGGTAATTGGTTCGCACAACAGTTATAAGCAAGCCATCGATCCGGCATTATTTACCATGTTTAAGAAAACGGATTCAGTATCTGCCAGTAAGATCGACTATGAGCACATTTCTATGCCAGAACAATTAAATATGGGATTAAGAAACCTGGAGATTGATGTTTATGCTGATTCTGCCGGTGGTCGTTATGCGCATCCAAAAGGTTTAGATTGGGCGAAAGGCCAACCTGCTTTTGATGCTTCCGGAGAAATGAAAAAACCTGGTTTTAAGGTTTTGCACATCCCCGAACTCGATTTTAGAAGCTCTGTACCAACTTTTGCAGGGGCTTTAAAAGTGTTGCGTACCTGGTCAGAAGCGCATGCAGATCATACACCGGTTTTCATTACACTTGAGGCTAAAGATGATTCGGTAAAAAGACCTGGATTTACATCACCAGAATTATTTACGCCAAAGGTTTTTGATGAACTGGATAATGTGATAATAGCGCATTTAGGTAAAGAACATATCATTCTTCCTGATGGAGTAAGAGGTAAATACAATTCGCTTGAAGACGCTGTACTTCATCAGAATTGGCCAAAATTGAGCCAGGCGAAAGGCAAATTTATTTTTGTACTGGATGCTACCGGCAAAAAAAGGGAAACTTATATTCTGAATCATCCATCACTAAAAGGTCGTGTAATGTTTACAAATTCAGATACCGGCAAACCTGAAGCTGCTTTTATGATTAGGAATAACCCGAAAGACAAACAGATTTCTGAAATGGTAAAAAAAGGTTACATCATTAGAACACGGGCCGATAACGATACGCAACAGGCCCGTAAAAACGATAAGGATGATTTCAATGCAGCTTGTAATTCTGGCGCACAGGTTATCACAACAGATTATTATTTAAAAAGTACACATTTTAATTCCGATTACGCGGTCAGCTTTGCTGGTGGCAAATATTACAGAGCTAATCCCTTATTTAAAAGTAAATAG
- a CDS encoding hypothetical protein (product_source=Hypo-rule applied; cath_funfam=1.20.58.390,2.70.170.10; superfamily=63712; transmembrane_helix_parts=Outside_1_3,TMhelix_4_23,Inside_24_197,TMhelix_198_220,Outside_221_262,TMhelix_263_285,Inside_286_297,TMhelix_298_320,Outside_321_322), which translates to MKTTILFLLGLIFQLFCINTVSLAQKNIPDTVKTGIYVTSIHDIDFKDKEYTINFWLWLKYKNKEFNFADNLEIPQAKTISKSFSTIDSSGNEIYMLMKLQCVMKDSWSINNFPFDHQLLRLSVENSQFDSAALVFVPDTLGKQFDPRFTLRGWNIDSLKTSATNKIYETAFGDPSIKVPRTEYSSYKVRIGISRDAFGLFWKMFLGMYVAFFIAYMCFYIHADSIDSRFGLSVGSLFAVIGNKYIIDGSLPESTTFTLVDTLHGITLVFILIVIMLTAFSLKMIKRGDEKKAERFDRFFSISLLTAYLLLNVFFIVKAINA; encoded by the coding sequence TTGAAAACTACTATACTCTTTTTACTGGGTTTAATTTTCCAGCTTTTTTGCATCAATACGGTTTCTTTAGCTCAAAAAAATATACCCGATACGGTAAAGACAGGAATTTATGTAACGAGCATCCACGATATAGATTTTAAAGACAAAGAATATACCATTAATTTCTGGCTATGGCTAAAGTATAAAAACAAGGAATTTAATTTTGCCGATAACCTGGAGATCCCGCAGGCCAAAACGATAAGCAAATCATTTTCGACTATAGATAGCAGTGGTAATGAAATATATATGCTAATGAAGCTGCAGTGTGTAATGAAAGATTCTTGGTCGATCAATAATTTTCCGTTCGACCATCAATTGCTGAGGCTTTCTGTAGAAAATTCACAATTTGATTCAGCAGCCCTGGTATTTGTTCCTGATACTTTAGGTAAGCAGTTTGATCCCCGGTTTACCCTACGCGGGTGGAATATCGACAGTTTAAAAACTTCAGCAACCAATAAAATTTATGAAACGGCTTTTGGCGACCCAAGTATAAAAGTGCCAAGAACAGAATACAGCAGTTACAAGGTGAGGATAGGGATTAGCAGAGATGCTTTTGGCCTGTTCTGGAAAATGTTTTTAGGCATGTATGTTGCTTTTTTTATCGCTTATATGTGCTTTTATATCCACGCTGATAGCATCGACTCGCGGTTTGGGTTAAGTGTAGGCTCTCTTTTTGCTGTAATCGGTAATAAATACATTATAGATGGTTCGCTTCCCGAATCTACTACTTTTACACTTGTAGATACTTTGCACGGAATTACTTTGGTGTTTATTTTGATCGTTATCATGCTAACAGCCTTTTCTTTGAAAATGATCAAAAGAGGGGATGAGAAAAAAGCCGAAAGGTTTGATCGGTTTTTCTCCATTTCACTTTTAACCGCTTACCTTCTTTTAAATGTTTTCTTTATTGTAAAAGCAATAAATGCTTAG